DNA from Candidatus Thermoplasmatota archaeon:
CCTCCCTGTTCAAATACAACGAAATCCTGGTCATTAGCGACGGACTCGAAGCACTCGCAGGAACCATCACCTCAAACAAAACCAGGTTCATGAAATGGAAAACCATCGACGGCACCGACCCACCACAACACCTCATCGAACTCGAAATACTCCTCAAAGGCATGTTCACAAAAAACGTTCTTTTAGATTTACTCAGGCATTTCATCGTCTTTGAAGACGAAAAAGAACCAAGTAAAAAACTCGCTGCCTACCACCAATACCACGCAGTCAACAAAGCAATACAATCCACAAAAAACGCGATACAAACAGATAAAAAAGCAGGAGTCATCTGGCACACCCAAGGCAGTGGAAAAAGCCTCATCATGGTGTTCTACACCGGAAAACTCGTCCTTGAATTCGACAACCCAACCATCGTCATCCTCAACGATCGAAACGACCTTGATGGTCAACTCTTCGGAACCTTCAGCAGATGCCAAGAAATCCTCAGGCAACAACCAGTCCAAGCAGAAACACGAGAAGACCTCAAAAAACTCCTCAAAGTCTCCTCCGGAGGAGTCGTCTTCACCACCATCCAAAAATTCTATCCAGAAGAAAACAGAGAAACCTACCCCTTACTCTCAGACCGACACAACATCATCGTCATCGCGGACGAGGCACACCGAACCCAATACGGGTTCAAAGCAAAAATCCAAACCAAAGACGACCAAGCACTCATCACCTACGGCTACGCGAAATACGTCAGAGACGCACTCCCCAACGCCTCCTTCATCGGTTTCACAGGGACACCCATAGAAAAAGAAGACCGAAGCACCCCAGCAGTCTTTGGAAAATACGTCGATATCTACGACATCAAAAAAGCAGTTGATGACAAAGCAACTGTACGTATCTTCTACGAAAGCAGACTTGCAAAACTTGAGCTAAAACCAGAGGAACGACCACGCATCGACCCAGAATTCGAAATAGTAACAGAAGGAGAAGAAGAAGCACATAAAGAATACTTAAAAAGCAAATGGGCGCGCATGGAAAAAATCATCGGCAGCCCAAAAAGAATCGAACGCATCGCAAAAGACATCGTTCAACACTTCGAACAACGATTAGAAGCTCTCGATGGAAAAGCAATGATCGTCTGCGCCAGTAGAAGAATCTGCGTGGACCTCTACAACGAAATCATCAAACAAAGACCACACTGGGAACACACAGATGACGACAAAGGAGAACTCAAAGTCATCATGACCGGATCAGCTGCTGATCCAAAGGAATGGCAGGAACACATCCGGAACAAAAAAAGAAGAATGCTGATCGCGGAACGTATGAAAGACCCAAACGACCCACTCAAACTCGTCATCGTCCGAGACATGTGGCTCACCGGCTTTGACGTCCCCAGCCTCCACACCATGTACATCGATAAACCCATGCGAGGACACGGACTCATGCAAGCGATCGCCCGAGTCAACCGCATCTTCAAAGACAAAGAAGGAGGACTCATCGTCGACTACCTCGGCATCGGAGCAGAACTCAAAAAAGCACTCATGGACTACACCCACAGCGGAGGAGAAGGAAAACCAATCTTCGAACAAGAAGAAGCAGTCGCACTCATGGAAGAAAAATACGAAATCGTCGAAAACCTCTTCCACGGGTTCAACTACAAAAAATTCTTTGAACTCGGACCACAAGAACGACTCCAAATCATCCCCCAAGCAATCGAACATATCCTGAAACAAAAAGACGGGAAAAAACGATACATC
Protein-coding regions in this window:
- a CDS encoding type I restriction endonuclease subunit R; translation: MTKFVSEDDVEKLCLEHFKTMGYTILYGPNIAPDGATPERKTYTDVVLLERLKKAVDKINPHIPIEARDEAIKKLLRTEKTTLLENNRAFHHYLVNGIDIEYRKDNRIKGDKVYLFDYKHPEHNDYLAVNQFTIIENNHNRRPDIILFINGLPLVVIELKNPADQEATVFAAYNQLQTYKEQIPSLFKYNEILVISDGLEALAGTITSNKTRFMKWKTIDGTDPPQHLIELEILLKGMFTKNVLLDLLRHFIVFEDEKEPSKKLAAYHQYHAVNKAIQSTKNAIQTDKKAGVIWHTQGSGKSLIMVFYTGKLVLEFDNPTIVILNDRNDLDGQLFGTFSRCQEILRQQPVQAETREDLKKLLKVSSGGVVFTTIQKFYPEENRETYPLLSDRHNIIVIADEAHRTQYGFKAKIQTKDDQALITYGYAKYVRDALPNASFIGFTGTPIEKEDRSTPAVFGKYVDIYDIKKAVDDKATVRIFYESRLAKLELKPEERPRIDPEFEIVTEGEEEAHKEYLKSKWARMEKIIGSPKRIERIAKDIVQHFEQRLEALDGKAMIVCASRRICVDLYNEIIKQRPHWEHTDDDKGELKVIMTGSAADPKEWQEHIRNKKRRMLIAERMKDPNDPLKLVIVRDMWLTGFDVPSLHTMYIDKPMRGHGLMQAIARVNRIFKDKEGGLIVDYLGIGAELKKALMDYTHSGGEGKPIFEQEEAVALMEEKYEIVENLFHGFNYKKFFELGPQERLQIIPQAIEHILKQKDGKKRYIQHTTELLKAYSLAVPHQKALKIREDVGFYQAIKSTLTKTTSTTAMYKEDLDTAINQILSKAIISDRVVDIFEAAGIQKPDLAILSDEFLAEVQHLPQKNLAFEILKKLLNDQIRIRMKKNIVQARSFREMLENTVMRYTNRSIEAAEVIEELIKLAKKLREEDKRGEELKLNEDELAFYDALMVNDSAVKILGNETLRKIALELTDMIRNNVTIDWTLRENVQAKLRVNVKRILKKYGYPPDKQKKATELVLQQAEVVAKDWAE